A single window of Eucalyptus grandis isolate ANBG69807.140 chromosome 1, ASM1654582v1, whole genome shotgun sequence DNA harbors:
- the LOC104434467 gene encoding LOW QUALITY PROTEIN: probable fructokinase-1 (The sequence of the model RefSeq protein was modified relative to this genomic sequence to represent the inferred CDS: inserted 3 bases in 2 codons; deleted 1 base in 1 codon): MASRNNGISGGKGLIVSFGEMLIDFVPTVSGXLLAEAPGFLKAPGGAPANVAIAVTRLGGRSAFVGKLGDDEFGHMLAGILKENGVNCDGINFDXGARTALAFVTLRADGEREFMFYRNPSADMLLKPEELNLELIRSAKVFHYGSISLIVEPCRSAHLEAMQVAKDAGALLSYDPNLRLPLWPSPEEAREQIKSIWDKADIIKVSDVELEFLTGSDKIDDENAMTLWHPNLTLLLVTLGEHGCRYYTKHFHGHVEAFHVNTVDTTGAGDSFVGALLCNIVDDRSILEDEGKLRKVLKFANACGAITTTKKGAIPALPTEADVLSLIDGTK, encoded by the exons ATGGCTTCCCGCAACAATGGCATCTCCGGCGGCAAGGGCCTCATCGTGAGCTTCGGCGAGATGCTCATCGACTTCGTCCCGACCGTGTCGGG TCTCCTGGCGGAGGCCCCGGGGTTCCTCAAGGCCCCCGGCGGCGCC CCTGCCAACGTCGCGATCGCCGTGACCCGCCTCGGCGGCCGGTCCGCGTTCGTCGGCAAGCTCGGGGACGACGAGTTCGGGCACATGCTGGCCGGGATCCTGAAGGAGAACGGGGTCAACTGCGACGGCATCAACTTCG CAGGGGCGCGGACCGCGCTGGCCTTCGTCACGCTCCGCGCCGACGGGGAGCGCGAGTTCATGTTCTACCGGAACCCGAGCGCCGACATGCTGCTCAAGCCCGAGGAGCTCAACCTCGAGCTGATCAGATCT GCGAAAGTCTTTCATTATGGATCCATCAGTTTGATTGTGGAGCCATGCAGATCCGCCCATCTTGAAGCAATGCAAGTTGCCAAGGACGCTGGGGCTCTGCTCTCCTATGATCCAAACCTCAGACTACCATTGTGGCCATCACCTGAGGAGGCTCGTGAGCAGATCAAGAGCATTTGGGACAAGGCAGATATCATTAAAGTGAGTGATGTTGAACTGGAGTTCCTCACAGGGAGTGACAagattgatgatgaaaatgcaATGACACTGTGGCACCCCAACTTGACACTTCTCCTTGTTACTTTGGGTGAGCACGGTTGTAGATACTACACCAAG CATTTTCATGGACATGTGGAAGCATTCCATGTTAACACGGTTGACACAACCGGGGCTGGTGATTCCTTTGTCGGGGCACTCCTCTGCAACATTGTTGACGACCGCTCCATTCTCGAA GATGAAGGAAAATTGAGGAAAGTCCTGAAGTTTGCAAACGCGTGCGGagccatcaccaccaccaaGAAGGGAGCGATCCCCGCCCTCCCGACCGAGGCTGATGTCCTCAGCTTGATCGATGGCACGAAATAA